A genome region from Bradyrhizobium sp. WSM1417 includes the following:
- a CDS encoding DNA recombination protein RmuC: MNEIIFMLGDWPVRTVDALIGFGALVLILMVVIAVVIARSGRRGAELAMANAIRADELEERISQMLHAQSEASGRVDAMTQTLAGRQADMARAVNERLDSVTHRVGQSMEHTTRNTMESLRALHERLGIIDSAHKNLTDLTTQVTTLRDVLANKQSRGAFGQARMEAIVQDGLPKGAYEFQFTLSTGKRPDCVVFLPDQRPLCIDAKFPLEAMTALHDARSDEEKRIATQRLRGDVMKHVSDISEKYLVAGETQDMALMFVPSESVYAEIHDGFDDVIQKAYRARVVLVSPSLLMLAIQVMQQIMKDARMRDAADQIRTEVIKLGDDLGRLRDRVLKLQKHFADANEDVRQILISADKIEKRAGRIEELDFSKSDAPEAPHLVATGVAELFPRKLQAGE, encoded by the coding sequence ATGAACGAGATCATTTTCATGCTCGGCGACTGGCCGGTGCGCACCGTGGACGCGCTGATCGGCTTTGGCGCCCTGGTCCTCATCCTGATGGTGGTGATCGCCGTCGTGATCGCGCGCTCCGGGCGACGCGGCGCGGAACTCGCGATGGCCAACGCCATCCGCGCCGACGAACTCGAGGAGCGCATCAGCCAGATGCTGCATGCCCAGAGCGAGGCTTCGGGGCGGGTCGACGCCATGACCCAGACGCTGGCCGGCCGCCAGGCCGACATGGCACGCGCGGTCAACGAGCGGCTGGATTCGGTGACCCACCGGGTCGGCCAATCCATGGAGCACACCACCCGCAACACCATGGAGAGCCTGCGCGCGCTGCACGAGCGGCTCGGCATCATCGACAGCGCGCACAAGAACCTCACCGACCTCACCACGCAGGTGACGACCTTGCGCGACGTGCTCGCCAACAAGCAGTCGCGCGGCGCCTTCGGTCAGGCGCGGATGGAGGCGATCGTCCAGGACGGTCTGCCGAAGGGCGCCTACGAGTTCCAGTTCACGCTCTCGACCGGCAAGCGGCCGGACTGCGTCGTGTTCCTGCCCGACCAGCGGCCACTCTGCATCGACGCGAAGTTTCCGCTGGAAGCGATGACCGCGCTGCATGACGCGCGGAGCGACGAGGAGAAGCGGATCGCCACGCAGCGGCTGCGCGGCGATGTCATGAAGCATGTCAGCGACATCTCCGAGAAATACCTCGTCGCCGGCGAGACCCAGGACATGGCACTGATGTTCGTGCCGTCGGAATCGGTCTACGCCGAGATCCACGACGGTTTCGACGACGTCATCCAGAAGGCGTATCGCGCCCGCGTCGTGCTGGTGTCGCCGTCGCTGCTGATGCTGGCGATCCAGGTGATGCAGCAGATCATGAAGGACGCGCGCATGCGCGATGCCGCCGACCAGATCCGCACCGAGGTGATCAAGCTCGGCGACGACCTCGGCCGCCTGCGCGATCGCGTGCTGAAATTGCAGAAGCACTTTGCCGACGCCAACGAAGACGTCCGCCAGATCCTGATCTCCGCCGACAAGATCGAGAAGCGCGCCGGGCGGATCGAAGAACTCGATTTCAGCAAGAGCGATGCGCCCGAAGCCCCGCATCTGGTTGCAACCGGCGTTGCCGAGCTGTTCCCGCGGAAGCTCCAGGCGGGGGAGTGA
- a CDS encoding MFS transporter translates to MTAPDATSPAGPGTAPTSWRDSLAVYLQPRVLIVLFLGFSSGLPLALSGSTLLVWMRESGVDLKTIGLFALVGTPYTLKFLWAPLVDAMHVPLFTRAFGRRRGWLLFSQLLLIAAILLLALTDPARSPFYVALGALLVATASSTQDIVVDAFRVESLPESEQAAGMASYVAAYRIGMLISTAGALFIVSGFESTGITRTSAWMWGYVVMAAMVLIGTFTALVATEPEQSVRAEAATQTQTALARVLHAAIGAFSEFLTRKDALAALAFVVLFKFTDAFSGTMTAPFVIDLGFSRNDYAAIVKGVGLAATLIGGFAGGFVARRYSLATSLWIGGVVQALANLSFSWLAFVGTSQWALAFAITCENFTSAIGTVIFVAYLSALCQNPLHTATQYALLTALAAVGRTYLSSGAGFVADTTGWPLFFVICMLVAIPSLVLLAWLQKRGHFDALGPVRV, encoded by the coding sequence ATGACCGCACCCGACGCGACCTCCCCTGCCGGCCCCGGCACGGCCCCGACCTCCTGGCGTGACAGCCTTGCCGTTTACCTGCAGCCGCGGGTGCTGATCGTGCTGTTCCTCGGCTTCTCGTCGGGGCTGCCGCTGGCGCTGTCGGGCTCGACGCTGCTGGTGTGGATGCGGGAATCCGGCGTCGATCTCAAGACCATCGGGCTGTTTGCGCTGGTCGGCACGCCCTACACGCTGAAATTCCTGTGGGCGCCGCTGGTGGACGCGATGCATGTGCCGCTGTTCACGCGCGCGTTCGGGCGGCGCCGCGGCTGGCTGCTGTTCTCGCAATTGCTGCTGATCGCAGCGATCCTGCTGCTGGCGCTGACCGATCCCGCGCGCTCGCCGTTCTATGTCGCGCTCGGCGCGTTGCTGGTGGCGACGGCCTCGTCGACGCAGGACATCGTGGTCGACGCCTTTCGCGTCGAGAGCCTGCCGGAGAGCGAGCAGGCCGCCGGGATGGCGTCCTATGTCGCGGCCTATCGTATCGGCATGCTGATCTCGACTGCCGGCGCGCTGTTCATCGTCTCGGGCTTCGAGAGCACCGGCATCACCCGCACATCCGCCTGGATGTGGGGCTATGTAGTGATGGCGGCGATGGTGCTGATCGGGACGTTCACGGCGCTGGTGGCGACCGAGCCCGAGCAGTCGGTGCGGGCGGAAGCCGCGACGCAGACGCAGACCGCGTTGGCGCGCGTGCTGCACGCGGCGATCGGGGCCTTCTCGGAATTCTTGACGCGCAAGGACGCGCTTGCGGCACTCGCCTTCGTCGTGCTGTTCAAGTTCACCGACGCCTTCTCCGGCACGATGACCGCGCCGTTCGTGATCGACCTCGGCTTCTCCCGTAACGACTATGCGGCGATCGTGAAAGGCGTCGGTCTCGCCGCGACGCTGATCGGCGGCTTTGCCGGCGGCTTCGTCGCGCGGCGCTATTCGCTTGCGACCAGCCTCTGGATCGGCGGCGTGGTGCAGGCGCTCGCGAACCTCTCCTTTTCCTGGCTGGCCTTCGTCGGCACCAGCCAATGGGCGCTCGCCTTCGCCATCACTTGTGAGAACTTCACCAGCGCCATCGGCACGGTGATCTTCGTCGCTTATCTTTCTGCGCTCTGCCAGAACCCGCTGCACACGGCGACGCAATATGCGCTGCTCACAGCACTTGCCGCGGTGGGGCGGACTTATCTCTCGTCAGGCGCCGGCTTCGTGGCTGATACCACCGGCTGGCCGCTGTTCTTCGTGATCTGCATGCTGGTGGCGATCCCGAGCCTGGTGCTGCTGGCCTGGCTGCAGAAGCGCGGGCATTTTGACGCGCTGGGGCCGGTGAGGGTTTGA
- a CDS encoding IS481 family transposase, giving the protein MPWNEVSVMDQRREFVRLALQEGTNRRELCRRFGISPDVGYKWLRRWQAGDHELADQPRRPKRMPKRSEPAVEAQVLAVRDQHPAWGARKIAHCLKRECQAVPVPSTVHQILCRNERIKPSEKAPPSPPGHRFEKEAPNQLWQMDFKGHMPLANGTRCHPLTMVDDHSRYAVCLEACANEQRPAVQKHLIDTFRRYGLPEAFYIDNGSPWGDTSGVRWTALKVWLLKLGIRVVHARPRHPQGRGKNERFHRSLNAEVFALRAFRTLAEVQHALDSWRMLYNLERPHESLGMGVPADRYRPSSRAMPERVPQVQYDAGEIVRTVSSTRSYISFQGQMWKVPQAFCGERLAIRPLDRDGHYGIFFASWQVASIDLTSGQPVSDVSEQASAMSPV; this is encoded by the coding sequence ATGCCCTGGAACGAGGTGTCGGTGATGGATCAACGACGAGAGTTCGTGCGACTTGCCTTGCAGGAGGGAACGAACCGGCGAGAGCTGTGCCGGCGGTTCGGGATCAGTCCTGATGTGGGCTACAAATGGCTGAGGCGCTGGCAGGCTGGCGACCATGAACTGGCGGATCAGCCCCGTCGTCCGAAGCGGATGCCCAAACGCAGCGAGCCTGCTGTGGAGGCGCAGGTTTTGGCTGTGCGTGACCAGCATCCAGCCTGGGGGGCGCGCAAGATTGCCCATTGCCTAAAGCGCGAATGCCAGGCTGTGCCTGTGCCTTCGACGGTCCATCAGATCCTGTGCCGGAACGAGCGGATCAAGCCAAGTGAGAAGGCCCCGCCGAGCCCTCCAGGCCATCGCTTTGAGAAGGAGGCGCCCAATCAGCTGTGGCAGATGGACTTCAAGGGCCACATGCCCCTTGCCAACGGAACGCGTTGTCATCCGCTGACCATGGTCGACGATCACTCGCGCTATGCCGTGTGTCTGGAGGCATGCGCCAACGAGCAGCGTCCCGCCGTGCAGAAGCATCTGATCGATACCTTCCGCCGTTATGGCCTGCCGGAGGCCTTCTACATCGACAATGGCTCCCCTTGGGGTGATACGTCTGGCGTCCGCTGGACCGCGCTGAAGGTTTGGCTACTCAAGCTTGGCATTAGGGTGGTGCATGCCAGGCCGCGCCATCCCCAGGGCCGGGGCAAGAATGAACGCTTCCATCGCAGCCTGAACGCGGAAGTGTTTGCTCTGCGCGCGTTCCGCACTCTGGCGGAAGTCCAACACGCCCTCGATAGCTGGCGCATGCTCTACAATCTGGAACGGCCTCATGAAAGTCTCGGCATGGGGGTCCCCGCCGATCGCTACCGGCCAAGTTCTCGCGCCATGCCGGAACGAGTTCCGCAGGTCCAATACGATGCCGGAGAGATCGTTCGCACCGTCTCCTCGACTCGGAGTTACATCTCCTTCCAGGGGCAAATGTGGAAAGTCCCACAAGCCTTCTGCGGCGAGCGGCTCGCCATCCGACCGCTCGACCGCGACGGCCATTACGGAATCTTCTTCGCCAGTTGGCAGGTCGCATCAATCGACTTGACCAGTGGCCAACCTGTCAGTGATGTGTCCGAACAAGCGTCAGCTATGTCTCCGGTCTAA
- the recR gene encoding recombination mediator RecR: MGAVAGPEIERLVQLLARLPGLGPRSARRAALHLIKKREALMMPLSSAMQVALEKVQVCKTCGNIDTQSPCTVCTDPRRDPSIIVVVADVADLWALERANATQGRYHVLGATLSPLDGVGPQDLTIEALVARAHEAQVHEVILALNATVDGQTTAHYITDLLQDANVKVTRLAHGVPVGGELDYLDEGTLSAAMRQRTLF, encoded by the coding sequence ATGGGCGCTGTTGCGGGTCCTGAAATCGAGCGGCTGGTCCAGCTTCTCGCGCGACTGCCGGGGCTCGGCCCGCGCTCGGCGCGGCGCGCCGCGCTGCATCTGATCAAGAAGCGCGAAGCGTTGATGATGCCGCTGTCCTCGGCCATGCAGGTCGCGCTCGAGAAGGTCCAGGTCTGCAAGACCTGCGGCAACATCGACACGCAAAGTCCCTGCACGGTCTGCACCGATCCGAGGCGCGATCCCTCGATCATCGTCGTCGTCGCCGACGTTGCCGATCTCTGGGCGCTGGAGCGGGCCAATGCCACTCAAGGGCGCTATCACGTGCTGGGCGCGACATTGTCGCCGCTCGACGGCGTCGGCCCGCAGGACCTCACCATCGAGGCGCTGGTCGCGCGCGCGCATGAGGCGCAGGTGCATGAGGTCATCCTGGCGCTGAATGCCACCGTCGACGGCCAGACCACGGCACACTACATCACCGACCTGCTGCAGGACGCCAACGTAAAAGTAACCCGGCTCGCCCATGGTGTGCCGGTCGGCGGCGAGCTTGATTATCTCGATGAAGGTACGCTATCGGCCGCGATGCGGCAGCGCACCCTGTTCTAG
- a CDS encoding YbaB/EbfC family nucleoid-associated protein: protein MVDIFGMMKQAQQLQSKMQEMQDQLANVEVEGISGGGLVAVRMTAKMDVKGVKIDPSLMKAEEREVLEDLLVTAFGEARRKAEAAMQEKMQSLTGGLGLPPGLSGLFGQ, encoded by the coding sequence ATGGTCGATATTTTCGGCATGATGAAGCAGGCGCAGCAGCTGCAATCCAAGATGCAGGAGATGCAGGACCAGCTCGCCAACGTCGAGGTCGAGGGCATCTCCGGCGGCGGTCTCGTCGCCGTACGCATGACCGCGAAGATGGACGTCAAGGGCGTCAAGATCGATCCTTCGCTGATGAAGGCGGAGGAGCGCGAGGTGCTCGAGGATCTGCTCGTCACCGCATTCGGCGAGGCCCGCCGCAAGGCGGAAGCCGCCATGCAGGAGAAGATGCAGTCGCTCACCGGCGGGCTCGGTCTGCCGCCGGGGCTGTCGGGGCTGTTCGGCCAGTAG